Genomic window (Methyloprofundus sp.):
GCCAGGAATTCCTTTGGCTATTTTTATGCCCAGTGTACAATTTACTTTATTGGACAGTAACTCAAAAAAAACGCGTTTTGTGCAACAAAGTATCATGGAGCTGGATTTAAAAAATGTCGAAATAGTGCATGGCCGGGTGGAAGAGTTAGGGCGAGTTGCAGAATACGATGTAGTAATCAGTCGTGCATTTACAAGTTTACATGACATGATGGGGTTGACTGAGTATTTATTGCAGCCACAAGGCATGTTGCTGGCAATGAAAGGGCAGGTGCCCAAATTAGAACTAGAGAAAATTGGTAAAACATATTCGGTGGAGTCGATTGCAGTGCCTGGCGTGGATGCCGAAAGGTGCCTGGTGCGGGTAAATAAAACATGAGTAAAATAATTGCAGTAACTAATCAAAAAGGGGGCGTAGGTAAAACTACGACCAGTGTCAATTTGGCTGCTTGTTTAGCGGCTGCCAAGCGTAAAGTATTGCTAATTGATTTGGATCCTCAAGGTAATGCTGCAATGGGTTGCGGGGTTAATAAATCTAATGTGCTCTATTCTAGTTGTGACTTATTGATAGAAGATGTGCCGATAACAGAGATGATTGTATCTGTGCCTGAAATTGGCTTTGATGTGATTGCGGGTAATGCAGATTTAACAGTGGCAGAAGTACAGTTAATGAAAATGACGCAGCGTGAGCGGCGACTGGCTAATGCTCTGCAGCAAGTGCATGGGCAGTATGATTATATTTTAATTGATTGTCCGCCCTCTCTGAATATGTTGACCCTTAATGCAATGGTTGCTGCAGATAGTGTATTAGTGCCTATGCAGTGTGAATATTATGCGCTGGAGGGGCTGTCAGCTTTAATGGAGACATTGCGCAATATTCAAGAGACAGCAAATGCGACTTTATATTTGGAAGGAATATTGCGTACTATGTTTGATACCCGTAGTCGTTTAACTAAGGATGTGTCGGAGCAATTGGTTGAGTATTTTAGTGAAAAAGTATTTAGAACCTGTATTCCGAGGAACGTAAGGTTGGCAGAGGCGCCAAGTCATGGCATGCCAGTCTTGCAGTATGATAAAGGCTCGCGTGGAGCAGTGGCTTATATTGCCTTGGCTGGTGAATTAATCAGGAAAGAAAAGAAATAAGCTTATGGCTGAAAAGAAAAGGGGTTTGGGTAAAGGGCTCGGTGCATTGATGGGTGACATGGGCATTAAGGAGCAAATTAAAAATACTTTGCAAACTTTGCCTGTGGAATACTTGCAGCGTGGCAGATATCAGCCAAGAAAGGATATTGATCCTGTGCGTTTGCAGGAGTTGGCGGATTCAATACAGAGGCAAGGTATAGTGCAGCCCATTATAGTCAGGGAAGTGGGCTATAATCGCTATGAGATAGTGGCGGGAGAGCGCCGTTGGCGAGCAGGGCAGTTGGCAGGATTGGCGGAGGTGCCAGTCGTTATTAAAGATATTGATGATCGTACGGCGATTGCAATTGCTTTAATTGAAAATATTCAACGTGAAGATTTAAACCCGCTAGAAGAGTCGGAGGCATTTCAGCGCCTGTTAGAAGAGTTTGACCTGACTCATCAGCAAATTGCTGAAGCGGTAGGTAAATCAAGGGTTACAATTACTAATACGCTACGCCTAAATGATTTAGATGTTACGGTAAAAAATTTTGTAGCTAAGCGACAATTAGGCATGGGGCATGCACGTGCTTTGTTAAGTTTGTCTGCTGACAAGCAAATTGCTTTAGCAAAAAAAGTGGTTGATGAAGGGTTGTCGGTGCGAGTAACTGAGAGACTAGTTAAGCTGGAGCAGCAAAGCAATAAAAGTGAGTCTGGGGAGCAAGCTACTAATGAGCCGAATATTGATAGAGATACGGCGCGCTTACAAGAAGCTATGACTAGTTTTTTAGGAGCCAAAACTATAATAAAACATAATGTCAATGGACAAGGTACTGTGGTTATAAACTATGGTAGTCTTGAAGAGTTGGATGGGATTGTTACTCGGTTTGATATAAATAAAGGATTTTCAGAATAAAATTTAACTCACGAGATAATGCAAAAAATCGAGAGTATTAAGCTGTTAAGGGTGTTGTCAGTGAGAAATGTTGCTATCACATGCCTGATAGTAAGTTAAATATATGGTTGTTGTAACTAATCTAAATACTATACTAAATCCCTACTTGCTTAAATGTGCTCTGCTAGATATAATTCCTACATTATTTGATCGGGTTTTTTGTGAGAAGAATATATAAGCTCTCAGTTGTAAACAAGGTTTTACTGGGGCAATCAGTCATTGTAGTCATTGTAATTGCCTGCTTTTTTGTATTTGGTGATGAGTTAAGCGTTAAATCAGCCATTTATGGCGGCTTAGCGGCATTAATACCAAATTTTTATTTTGCACAAAAAGTCAGTAAGCATAAAGGGCAAGAGGCAAGAAAAGTCGTAAAGTCTTTTTATACGGGTGAATCTGGAAAATTAATTATTACTGCAGCAATATTTGCAATGATTTTTCAGGATCCCAAAATTGATGTTTTTGCAGTGTTGATTACCTATGTATCAGCACTAACAGTTTTTTGGTTTGCGTTATTAGTACGTATATATTAATTAGTAAGAAAGCGAGGAAAAATGGCTACTGAAGCACATGCGGCGGAAGGCGCGACAGGATATATTGTTCACCATCTCACACCGTTGTCAGTAGGCGAAGGTTTTTGGGCGTTACACTTAGATACATTATTTATTTCGGCAGTTTTAGGTGCTTTGTTTGTATGGTACTTTAAGTCTGCTGCTGAAAAAGCGACAGTTGGTGTGCCAAGCACTGGGCAAGCTTTTGTTGAAATGATTATCGAGTTTGTTGATCAACAAGTAAAAGATACCTTTCACGGTAAGAGCCCTCTTATTGCTCCATTAGCATTGACTATTTTTATTTGGGTATTCATGTGGAACTTCATGGATTTATTTCCAGTCGATATATTGCCCGCAGTATCAAGCATGATGGGTATGGAGTATATGCGAGTTGTTCCTAGTACTGATTTGAATGCAACGTTTGCACTTTCAATCAGTGTGTTTATTTTAATTATCTTCTACAGCATAAAAATCAAGGGTGTATTGGGGTTTGCAAAAGAAATGACCTGTACTCCTTTTGGGCCATGGATGATGCCATTCAACTTACTACTAAAATTAGTTGAAGAAATTGCAAAGCCTATTTCACTTGCACTGCGGTTATTCGGTAACCTATATGCGGGTGAGCTGATTTTTATATTAATTGCCTTATTACCTTGGTATATACAACCAATATTAAGTTTTCCTTGGGCAATTTTTCATATTTTGATTATTACACTTCAGGCGTTCATTTTTATGGTACTGACTATCGTATACCTAAGCATGGCACATGAAGATCACTAATAAGCTATAATAAATTCTTTTTTAAACTTTAATAAAACAATACTTTTGGAGGTATTATGGAACTTGCAGCGTTGATTGCTGATGTACAAGGTATGACTGCTATTGCGGTTGGTCTGGTTTTAGGTATGGGTGCACTAGGTACTGCGATAGGCTTCGGTCTACTAGGTGGTAAGTTCCTAGAAGGTGCAGCTCGTCAACCAGAAATGGTGCCTATGTTACAAGTTAAAATGTTCGTTGTTGCGGGTCTATTAGATGCGGTAACTATGATCGGTGTTGGTATGGCGTTATTTTTTACATTCGCTAACCCATTCCTATCGGCTGTTGAAGCGGTTGCAGGATAAGACATTCGTCAGTTATTTTAACAGCAACATGAGGAAGGCTAGTGAGTATTAATGCTACACTAATCGGTCAAATGATTACTTTTACACTTCTGGTATGGTTTACCATGAAGTATATTTGGCCACCACTAATTGAAGCTATTGAAGAACGTAAAGCAAAAATCGCCGAAGGATTGGCTGCAGCCGAAAAAGGTCAAGAAGAGATGGAGCTGGCAGCAAAAAAAGCTGCAGACGTTTTAAAAGAAGCTAAACAACAATCAGCTGATATTGTAAATCTTGCACAAAAACGTGCGAATGAGATCGTTGAAGAATCAAAAGGTACCGCTAAGAAAGAAGGTGACCGATTGATTGAAGCGGCTCAAGCGCAAATTGAACAAGAAATGCATAGAGCACAAGAAAAAATGCGTAAAGAAGTTTCAGCATTAGCTTTAAAAGCAGCTGGACAAATTTTACAGCAAGAAATTGACAAAGCTAAGCACAAAGAGCTTATCAGCAAAGTATCTGAGCAATTAGGTCAAGCATAATGAGTGAATTAGCAACTTTGGCAAGACCGTATGCAGAAGCAGTATTTAAAAGAGCAAAAGAAACAGGCAATTCTCAGGAATGGTCTGATACTTTAGCTTTTTTAGCTGTCACCATGCAGGATGAGGGCTTAGCTGCAATTGTGAATAACCCACGAGTTGGTCAAGATGAATTAACGCAATTATTGCTGGATATTTGTCAGGATCAGTTCAATGGGGAAGCTAATAATTTCCTTAAACTATTAATAGAGAATGGAAGATTAACATTAGCGCCACAAATTGCGGAATTATTCGAGAATTATAAAGCTGAAGATGAAGGTTATGTTGATGTTGATGTTATCACTGCTTATGCCTTAACGAAAGCGGAAGAACAAAGCTTTGCGACAGCACTAAAAAAGAAACTTAATAAAAAGGTAAGCATCAGCACGAGTGTTGATAAAGCTTTAATTGGTGGATTTTTAGTAAAAGCAGGTGACAGTGTGATTGACGGCTCTATTAATGGTCAACTTCAACAACTAGCTAAAAGGATCTAACAGCTTAGACTGAGAAAAAATATGCAATTAAATCCATCTGAAATAAGTGATCTGATTAAGAAACGGATCGAAAATTTTGACGTCAACGTCGAAGCGCATACGGAAGGCACTGTGGTCAGTGTTGCTGACGGTATTGTGAGAGTTCATGGGTTGTCTGAAGTAATGCAAGGTGAAATGCTTGAATTCCCTGGCGATTCTTACGGCATGGCTCTGAACTTAGAAAGAGATTCTGTCGGTGTGGTTATGTTAGGTGCTTACCAACATATCACAGAAGGCGACACAGTAAAATGTACTGGTAAAATTTTAGAAGTACCAGTCGGTGAGGCATTATTAGGGCGTGTTGTAGACGCGCTAGGTAAGCCTATCGATGGTAAGGGTGAGATAGATACAAATCAAATGTCACCTGTAGAAAAAATTGCACCAGGCGTTATTGCTAGACAATCAGTTGACCAGCCAGTTCAATTAGGTTTGAAATCAATTGATTCAATGATTCCAGTTGGCCGTGGTCAGCGTGAGTTAATTATTGGTGATCGTCAAACAGGTAAAACTGCTATTGCTATTGATGCTATTATCAATCAAAAAGGCACAGGTATTAAGTGTATCTATGTTGCGATTGGTCAGAAGCGTTCATCAATTGCCAATGTGGTACGTAAATTAGAAGAGCATGGTGCAATGGATCATACGATCATTGTTTCTGCTACAGCTTCTGAATCTGCAGCACTGCAATTTATTGCACCTTATACAGGGTGTTCAATGGGTGAGTACTTCAGAGATATAGGTGAAGATGCGCTAATTATTTATGATGACTTGACTAAACAAGCTTGGGCTTATCGTCAAATGTCATTGTTATTGCGTCGCCCGCCAGGTCGTGAAGCGTATCCAGGGGATGTTTTCTATATTCATTCACGTTTATTAGAGCGTGCTTCACGCATTAATGTAGACGAAGTAGAAAAGCTAACTAATGGTAAAGTGAAAGGTAAAACAGGTTCATTAACTGCGTTACCTATTATTGAAACCCAAGGTGGTGATGTCTCGGCATTTGTACCAACTAACGTAATTTCGATTACTGATGGTCAGATTTTTCTTGAATCTGATTTGTTTAACGCAGGGATACGTCCAGCGGTAAATGCAGGTTTATCAGTTTCTCGAGTCGGTGGTGCTGCACAAACGAAAATCATCAAGAAGTTAGGTGGTGGTATTCGTCTTGATTTAGCTCAATATCGTGAATTAGCCGCTTTTGCACAGTTTGCTTCTGATCTTGATGAAGCGACTCGTAAGCAAATTGAACGTGGTCAACGCGTTACTGAGTTAATGAAGCAGGATCAATATTCTCCAATGTCTGTTGCGCAAATGGCGGTTTCTTTATTTGCTGCTAACGAAGGATTCTTAGATGATCTAGAAGTCGATAAAGTACGTGACTTTGAAGATGCTTTACAATCCTACTTAAAATCTGAGAAATCTGATTTAATGGCAAAGATTAATGAGAAAGGCGATTTTAATGATGAAATAAAGCAGGGTATGACAACTGCTATTGAAAGTTTCATTAAAACAAGTAGCTGGTAAAAGGGGCCGAAAATGGCTGTTGGTAAAGAAATACGTACGCAGATCTCGAGTATTAAAAATACTCAGAAGATCACGCGAGCAATGGAGATGGTTGCTGCGAGTAAAATGCGTAAAACAAAAGAACGGATGGAGGCAACACGCCCCTACTCAAAAAAGATAAGCCAGATCATCAAGCATCTGGCTCATGCTAATCCTGAGTACAAACATCCTTTTCTTGTTGAGCGTGAAGTAAAGCGAGTCGGCGTTATTGTTGTTAGTTCTGACAGGGGCTTATGTGGTGGTCTGAATTCAAATTTGTTCAGAAAAACCCTTAGGCAATTTACCCAGTGGGATGGTGATAATATTGAAGTTGATGTTTGTACTATCGGTGGCAAAAGCGCAAGTTTTTTTGGCCGTTTAGATACAAATTTGGTTGGACAGACTGCTAAAATAGGTGATTCACCACATTTGCAGGATATTATTGGTGTTATTAAAATTATGCTGGATGCTTATCATGCTGGCACAATTGATGAATTGTATATTATGTACAATGAATTTATTAATACCATGACCCAAGCACCAACAGCTGATAAATTACTTCCTGTAGTAGCAACCGAGTTAGAAACTGATGAATTGAAAGGGTATTGGGACTATTTATACGAGCCTGATGCCAAAGAAGTATTAGATAATTTATTAACTCGTTATATAGAATCTATTGTTTATCAAGGTTTAGTTGAAAACAATGCCTGTGAGCAAGCAGCTAGAATGGTTGCTATGAAGAGTGCATCTGATAACGCAGGAAATCTTATTGATGAATTGCAACTTGTTTATAATAAAGCAAGACAAGCAGCAATTACTCAGGAAATTTCAGAAATTGTAGCTGGTGCGGCGGCGGTTTAGGCTTGCAAGCAACACAGTATTTAAGAGGACGACACAATGAGTTCGGGTAAAATCGTTCAAATTATTGGTGCGGTTGTGGATGTTGAATTTCCACGCGAGTCGCTACCAAAAGTTTATGACGCACTAAACGTAGCAAGTGCAGGGCTGACTTTAGAAGTTCAGCAACAAATTGGTGATGGCGTAGTTCGCGCAATTGCAATGGGAACTACCGATGGCTTAAGCCGTGGATTAGAAGTCACTAATTCAGGTGATGCTATTAAAGTCCCAGTAGGAACAGAAACACTAGGACGTATTATGGACGTTCTGGGTAATCCTATTGATGAAAAAGGCCCTATTGGCGAAAAAGACAAATGGGTTATTCATCGTGAAGCACCTTCTTATGAAGAGCAAGCACCAGCAAATGAGCTTTTAGAAACAGGTATTAAAGTTATTGACTTGATATGCCCGTTTGCTAAGGGTGGTAAAGTTGGGCTGTTCGGTGGCGCGGGTGTAGGTAAAACCGTTAATATGATGGAGTTAATCCGTAATATTGCGATTGAGCATAGTGGTTACTCAGTATTTGCTGGGGTAGGTGAGCGTACTCGTGAGGGTAACGATTTCTACCACGAAATGACTGATTCAAACGTAATTGACAAAGTATCGTTAGTATACGGACAAATGAATGAGCCACCAGGAAACAGACTACGTGTTGCCTTGACTGGTTTAACCATGGCGGAATACTTCCGTGAAGAAGGTAATGATGTACTTTTCTTCGTTGATAATATCTATCGTTACACATTAGCAGGAACTGAAGTATCAGCGCTATTAGGTCGTATGCCATCAGCGGTAGGGTATCAGCCTACACTGGCTGAAGAAATGGGGGTATTACAAGAACGTATTACTTCAACTAAAACAGGCTCAATTACTTCAATCCAAGCGGTTTATGTACCTGCGGATGATTTAACCGATCCATCGCCTGCAACCACTTTTGCGCATTTAGATGCAACGGTTGTATTATCACGTCAAATTGCTGAGCTAGGTATTTACCCTGCGATTGATCCACTAGATTCTAGTAGTCGTCAGTTAGATCCTTTAGTGATTGGTGATGAGCATTATGAAGTAGCGCGTGGCGTACAAGGTTTATTACAGCGTTACAAAGAGTTGCGTGATATTATTGCGATTCTTGGTATGGATGAGTTATCTGAAGAAGATAAATTGACTGTAACAAGAGCTCGTAAGATCCAGCGTTTCTTATCGCAGCCTTTCTTTGTTGCTGAAGTCTTTACTGGTGCTCCAGGTAAATATGTATCATTAAAAGATACGATTACAGGGTTTAAAGGCATTATTGCTGGTGAATATGATGACCTTCCTGAGCAAGCTTTCTATATGGTTGGTACCATAGATGAAGCTGTAGAAAAAGCAAAAGGCATGTAATCTATTATTTATAGGTAATATTATGGCTATGACAGTACATGTAGATATTGTAAGTGCAGAAAAAGAAATTTTTTCTGGGCTTGCAGAAATGGTTTTTGCTCCTGCTGAACTTGGTGAAGTAGGCATTTCACCTGGCCATGCGCCATTAATATCTAAATTAAATCCTGGTGAAGTTCGTGTAAAAGTGAGCGATACTGAAACTCAGGAATATTTTGTTTCTGGTGGACTATTGGAGGTACAGCCACATTTAGTGACTGTACTCGCTGATACCGCTATGCGAGCAAAAGATATTGATGAAGCAGCTGCGTTAGAAGCGAAAGCGGAAGCCGAAGAAGCATTAAGTGATAAGTCTGGTAAAATTGATTATGCAACAGCACAAGCACAACTAGCTGTAGCAATGATGCAATTGAGAGCACTAGATAAATTTAGAAAGCGCGGTTCTTAATATAAAGTAGTTTATACAATATTAAGTGGTCGTTAAAAAAGCTCGGTAGCGGTTTCGTTATCGGGCTTTTTTGTTTTAAAAATATGGTAATTAATGACGACTATACGGCATTATTAGATAATATAATTGGTATACTTTAAGTTTGCCTAAGAGACAAAAGGAAAAATGTAATGACTGTGAAGACCCTCATATTAGCTGCTGGACAAGGTACGCGTATGCGTTCGGCAATGCCAAAAGTACTACATAAGGTTGCTAATCGTAGTTTACTGGAGCATGTGTATGTTACGAGTAAGTCAGTAGATAATAACGAAGTCATTATTATTTATGGGCATGGTGGGGAGTTAGTAAAGCAGGCATTAGCAAATTTAGACGCGCAGTGGATTGAACAGAAACAACAGTTAGGCACTGGTCATGCAGTACTGCAAGCAGATAGTATGCTAAATAATGATGACACGGTGTTGATTTTATATGGTGACGTGCCATTATTATCAAGCGAGTCAATTGCTGGTTTATTACAACATGTATCAGCACAGAGCATGGCACTTCTCACTGTCAATTTAGATGACCCATCAGGTTATGGCAGAATAGTCAGAGATAGGGCGGGCAATGTGACTAAAATAGTTGAGCATAAAGATGCAACAGATCAAGAGCACCAAATAAAAGAAGTTAATACTGGAATATTGGCAGCAAAGGGCGATAAATTAAAAGCTTGGATTGCACGATTAGATAATAGTAATGCCCAACAAGAATTTTACCTAACTGATATTATTGAAATGGCGGTTAAGGATGGCATAGAAATAAAAACGAGCCAGCCTGAACACCCTGATGAAGTAATGGGAGTTAATAATCGTAAACAGCTTAGTTATCTGGAAAGAGTGTACCAAAGCATTCAGGCAGATAAGTTAATGGAAGCTGGTGTCACATTATTTGACCCTGCGAGAGTAGATTGTCGAGGCAGTTTCGATATATTAGGACAAGATATCTCGGTAGATATTAATGTTATTTTCGAAGGCAGAAATTCAATAGGCAATAATGTAAATATTGGTGCAAATACCATAATTAATAATTCTATTATTGCAGATGATGTTGAAATTCTAGCTAATTGTGTGATCGATAATGCAGTTATTGGGGCTGGAAGTCGAATAGGTCCATTTGCCAGGTTACGCCCGCAAGCCGAATTAGCTGAGGAGGTTCATGTTGGTAATTTTGTTGAGATTAAAAAGTCTACAGTAGCTCAAGGAAGTAAAATTAATCACTTAAGTTATATAGGTGATGCAACCATAGGCAGTAAAGTGAATATCGGTGCAGGCACTATTACTTGTAATTATGATGGTGCAAATAAATTTAGAACAGTTATTGAAGATGGGGCTTTTATTGGTTCGGACACTCAGCTCATTGCGCCTGTTACAGTAGGAAAAAATGCAACTATCGGTGCAGGCTCAACAGTGACTAAAGATACTCCAGAGAGCCAGTTGACCCTATCACGATCAAAACAAATTAGTATAAAAAACTGGCAACGCCCAGTAAAAAAGGAGCAGTAATATGTGTGGGATAGTGGGTGGTATTGCACAAAGAAATGTTGTGCCTAT
Coding sequences:
- a CDS encoding 16S rRNA (guanine527-N7)-methyltransferase produces the protein MDSSRAVLQEGVAELGIEATEQQIDLLLAFVKLIAKWNKAYNLSAIRKQEDMLHLHILDSLAVLPYVVGEKIIDVGTGAGLPGIPLAIFMPSVQFTLLDSNSKKTRFVQQSIMELDLKNVEIVHGRVEELGRVAEYDVVISRAFTSLHDMMGLTEYLLQPQGMLLAMKGQVPKLELEKIGKTYSVESIAVPGVDAERCLVRVNKT
- a CDS encoding chromosome partitioning protein, which translates into the protein MSKIIAVTNQKGGVGKTTTSVNLAACLAAAKRKVLLIDLDPQGNAAMGCGVNKSNVLYSSCDLLIEDVPITEMIVSVPEIGFDVIAGNADLTVAEVQLMKMTQRERRLANALQQVHGQYDYILIDCPPSLNMLTLNAMVAADSVLVPMQCEYYALEGLSALMETLRNIQETANATLYLEGILRTMFDTRSRLTKDVSEQLVEYFSEKVFRTCIPRNVRLAEAPSHGMPVLQYDKGSRGAVAYIALAGELIRKEKK
- a CDS encoding chromosome partitioning protein, ParB family, whose product is MAEKKRGLGKGLGALMGDMGIKEQIKNTLQTLPVEYLQRGRYQPRKDIDPVRLQELADSIQRQGIVQPIIVREVGYNRYEIVAGERRWRAGQLAGLAEVPVVIKDIDDRTAIAIALIENIQREDLNPLEESEAFQRLLEEFDLTHQQIAEAVGKSRVTITNTLRLNDLDVTVKNFVAKRQLGMGHARALLSLSADKQIALAKKVVDEGLSVRVTERLVKLEQQSNKSESGEQATNEPNIDRDTARLQEAMTSFLGAKTIIKHNVNGQGTVVINYGSLEELDGIVTRFDINKGFSE
- a CDS encoding ATP synthase protein I, with protein sequence MRRIYKLSVVNKVLLGQSVIVVIVIACFFVFGDELSVKSAIYGGLAALIPNFYFAQKVSKHKGQEARKVVKSFYTGESGKLIITAAIFAMIFQDPKIDVFAVLITYVSALTVFWFALLVRIY
- a CDS encoding F-type H+-transporting ATPase subunit a; translated protein: MATEAHAAEGATGYIVHHLTPLSVGEGFWALHLDTLFISAVLGALFVWYFKSAAEKATVGVPSTGQAFVEMIIEFVDQQVKDTFHGKSPLIAPLALTIFIWVFMWNFMDLFPVDILPAVSSMMGMEYMRVVPSTDLNATFALSISVFILIIFYSIKIKGVLGFAKEMTCTPFGPWMMPFNLLLKLVEEIAKPISLALRLFGNLYAGELIFILIALLPWYIQPILSFPWAIFHILIITLQAFIFMVLTIVYLSMAHEDH
- a CDS encoding F-type H+-transporting ATPase subunit c; the encoded protein is MELAALIADVQGMTAIAVGLVLGMGALGTAIGFGLLGGKFLEGAARQPEMVPMLQVKMFVVAGLLDAVTMIGVGMALFFTFANPFLSAVEAVAG
- a CDS encoding F-type H+-transporting ATPase subunit b, with amino-acid sequence MSINATLIGQMITFTLLVWFTMKYIWPPLIEAIEERKAKIAEGLAAAEKGQEEMELAAKKAADVLKEAKQQSADIVNLAQKRANEIVEESKGTAKKEGDRLIEAAQAQIEQEMHRAQEKMRKEVSALALKAAGQILQQEIDKAKHKELISKVSEQLGQA
- a CDS encoding F-type H+-transporting ATPase subunit delta, translated to MSELATLARPYAEAVFKRAKETGNSQEWSDTLAFLAVTMQDEGLAAIVNNPRVGQDELTQLLLDICQDQFNGEANNFLKLLIENGRLTLAPQIAELFENYKAEDEGYVDVDVITAYALTKAEEQSFATALKKKLNKKVSISTSVDKALIGGFLVKAGDSVIDGSINGQLQQLAKRI
- a CDS encoding F-type H+-transporting ATPase subunit alpha, with protein sequence MQLNPSEISDLIKKRIENFDVNVEAHTEGTVVSVADGIVRVHGLSEVMQGEMLEFPGDSYGMALNLERDSVGVVMLGAYQHITEGDTVKCTGKILEVPVGEALLGRVVDALGKPIDGKGEIDTNQMSPVEKIAPGVIARQSVDQPVQLGLKSIDSMIPVGRGQRELIIGDRQTGKTAIAIDAIINQKGTGIKCIYVAIGQKRSSIANVVRKLEEHGAMDHTIIVSATASESAALQFIAPYTGCSMGEYFRDIGEDALIIYDDLTKQAWAYRQMSLLLRRPPGREAYPGDVFYIHSRLLERASRINVDEVEKLTNGKVKGKTGSLTALPIIETQGGDVSAFVPTNVISITDGQIFLESDLFNAGIRPAVNAGLSVSRVGGAAQTKIIKKLGGGIRLDLAQYRELAAFAQFASDLDEATRKQIERGQRVTELMKQDQYSPMSVAQMAVSLFAANEGFLDDLEVDKVRDFEDALQSYLKSEKSDLMAKINEKGDFNDEIKQGMTTAIESFIKTSSW
- a CDS encoding F-type H+-transporting ATPase subunit gamma, with translation MAVGKEIRTQISSIKNTQKITRAMEMVAASKMRKTKERMEATRPYSKKISQIIKHLAHANPEYKHPFLVEREVKRVGVIVVSSDRGLCGGLNSNLFRKTLRQFTQWDGDNIEVDVCTIGGKSASFFGRLDTNLVGQTAKIGDSPHLQDIIGVIKIMLDAYHAGTIDELYIMYNEFINTMTQAPTADKLLPVVATELETDELKGYWDYLYEPDAKEVLDNLLTRYIESIVYQGLVENNACEQAARMVAMKSASDNAGNLIDELQLVYNKARQAAITQEISEIVAGAAAV
- a CDS encoding F-type H+-transporting ATPase subunit beta, which codes for MSSGKIVQIIGAVVDVEFPRESLPKVYDALNVASAGLTLEVQQQIGDGVVRAIAMGTTDGLSRGLEVTNSGDAIKVPVGTETLGRIMDVLGNPIDEKGPIGEKDKWVIHREAPSYEEQAPANELLETGIKVIDLICPFAKGGKVGLFGGAGVGKTVNMMELIRNIAIEHSGYSVFAGVGERTREGNDFYHEMTDSNVIDKVSLVYGQMNEPPGNRLRVALTGLTMAEYFREEGNDVLFFVDNIYRYTLAGTEVSALLGRMPSAVGYQPTLAEEMGVLQERITSTKTGSITSIQAVYVPADDLTDPSPATTFAHLDATVVLSRQIAELGIYPAIDPLDSSSRQLDPLVIGDEHYEVARGVQGLLQRYKELRDIIAILGMDELSEEDKLTVTRARKIQRFLSQPFFVAEVFTGAPGKYVSLKDTITGFKGIIAGEYDDLPEQAFYMVGTIDEAVEKAKGM
- a CDS encoding F-type H+-transporting ATPase subunit epsilon, which translates into the protein MAMTVHVDIVSAEKEIFSGLAEMVFAPAELGEVGISPGHAPLISKLNPGEVRVKVSDTETQEYFVSGGLLEVQPHLVTVLADTAMRAKDIDEAAALEAKAEAEEALSDKSGKIDYATAQAQLAVAMMQLRALDKFRKRGS
- a CDS encoding bifunctional UDP-N-acetylglucosamine pyrophosphorylase/glucosamine-1-phosphate N-acetyltransferase gives rise to the protein MTVKTLILAAGQGTRMRSAMPKVLHKVANRSLLEHVYVTSKSVDNNEVIIIYGHGGELVKQALANLDAQWIEQKQQLGTGHAVLQADSMLNNDDTVLILYGDVPLLSSESIAGLLQHVSAQSMALLTVNLDDPSGYGRIVRDRAGNVTKIVEHKDATDQEHQIKEVNTGILAAKGDKLKAWIARLDNSNAQQEFYLTDIIEMAVKDGIEIKTSQPEHPDEVMGVNNRKQLSYLERVYQSIQADKLMEAGVTLFDPARVDCRGSFDILGQDISVDINVIFEGRNSIGNNVNIGANTIINNSIIADDVEILANCVIDNAVIGAGSRIGPFARLRPQAELAEEVHVGNFVEIKKSTVAQGSKINHLSYIGDATIGSKVNIGAGTITCNYDGANKFRTVIEDGAFIGSDTQLIAPVTVGKNATIGAGSTVTKDTPESQLTLSRSKQISIKNWQRPVKKEQ